Proteins encoded by one window of Alkalinema sp. FACHB-956:
- a CDS encoding Stp1/IreP family PP2C-type Ser/Thr phosphatase → MKRFFAGMTDPGLVRSANQDAYHTDPEGRFFVVADGMGGHAGGQEASRLAIEAMYGHFQRFWDSEDSSQDLLEQAFLKANQAILYDQKLHPERSDMGTTAVALLFRQGEVWCAHVGDSRLYQMRGATLEQITRDHTWIARAVSSGTLTPDQARVHPMRHVLSQCLGREESSEIDMQQIDVKPGDRLLLCSDGLTEELSDSLIANNLKTIRACDMAASTLINAAKDHGGRDNITVVVITIDPSGNS, encoded by the coding sequence ATGAAACGTTTTTTCGCAGGAATGACTGATCCGGGGCTAGTGCGCTCGGCTAACCAGGATGCCTATCACACGGATCCTGAGGGTAGATTCTTTGTCGTAGCGGACGGAATGGGCGGCCATGCTGGGGGACAGGAAGCCAGTCGTCTCGCGATCGAGGCAATGTATGGCCATTTCCAGCGCTTTTGGGATTCGGAGGATTCCTCCCAGGATTTGTTGGAGCAAGCGTTTTTAAAAGCGAATCAAGCGATTCTCTACGACCAAAAGCTACACCCGGAACGCAGCGACATGGGAACAACAGCAGTGGCGCTGCTGTTTCGTCAGGGAGAGGTGTGGTGTGCCCATGTGGGTGACTCGCGGCTGTACCAAATGCGGGGCGCTACGTTGGAACAAATTACGAGGGATCATACTTGGATTGCCCGTGCTGTTAGTTCTGGAACCTTGACCCCGGATCAGGCCCGTGTGCACCCAATGCGCCATGTGCTGTCCCAGTGCCTTGGCCGGGAAGAAAGCTCAGAAATCGATATGCAGCAAATCGATGTCAAACCCGGCGATCGGCTTCTGCTGTGTAGTGATGGCCTCACAGAAGAACTTAGTGATTCTCTGATTGCCAATAATCTCAAAACAATTCGAGCCTGTGATATGGCTGCGAGTACCTTAATTAACGCGGCCAAGGACCATGGAGGCCGAGACAATATTACTGTGGTAGTCATCACGATCGATCCTTCAGGTAACTCCTAA